The Streptomyces sp. WZ-12 genome segment GGCACCGTCGACGTGACCGTCGAGCTGCCCACCGGCTCGCACGTCGAGATGACCGGCGACTGGGCCCAACTGCTCGGCGAGGGGCGGCTCGGCGAGGTCCGCGTGAAGAAGCTCGCCTCGGGCGACGTGCGGCTCGACGCCACCGGACCGCTCCAACTGAACGTGGCGCACGGCTCGATCACCGTGGACCGGGTCGAGGGCCTGGCCGAGATCGCCACCAGCTCCGGCAGCCTGCGCGTCGGCACCGTCAACGGCCCCGCCGTCCTGAAGAACTCGCACGGCTCCACGGTCGTCGGCGCCGCCATCGGCGAGCTGCGGGTGAGCGGTGCCCACGGCGACATCGACATCCAGCGCGCCGAGGACTCGGTCGCCGTCACCGCCGCCCACGGCACCCTGCGGGTCGGCGAAGTGGCCCGCGGCACCGTCCAGTTGGAGAACTCCTACGGCGCCATCGAGGTCGGCATCCGCGAGGGCACCGCCGCCTGGCTCGACGTGAGCTCCGAGCGGGGCCAGGTGCGCAACACGCTCGACGCCTCCGAGAGCCCGGCGGAGGCCGAGGACACCGTCGAGGTCCGCGCCCGCAGCCGCTACGGCAACATCGACGTGCGCCGCGCCCGCGTCTGACCGCCGGGACGTTCAACCCGCCCGCTCCTAGGGCGACTTCACCCCCTCCCTCTTCGAGCTCCGCGAGTGGATGGGCGCCACACCTCTCTCTGTCATGCCTGCGTCAAAGTCGCACCGTGGTGCCGCACCGTGGTGCCGCGCCGCCATGCCCCACCGCAGTGCCGCGCCGCGATTCCGCACCGCATTCCCGCCACGAAAGGAAGTCCGATGAGTGACCCGATTCCCCTCCCGAACGGCCTCCCCATGGAGCGCGACGCCGGTCCGTTCGACCCGCCCCGCTACCTCACGCAACTGCGCGAGTCCCGCCCGGTCTGCCCCATGCGCTTCCCGGACGGTCACGAGGGCTGGGTCGTCACCGGTTACGAGGCGGTCCGCCAGCTCCTGGCCGACACCCGGTTCAGCTCCCGCCAGGACATCGGCGTGCTGCACGTGCCGTACGAGACGCCCGGCATGCCCGTGCCGACCGAG includes the following:
- a CDS encoding DUF4097 family beta strand repeat-containing protein; the encoded protein is MPSFDTPEPISTTAHLTAGSLRFSAGDRADTVVEVRPRDPKKDVDVRAAEGTEVTYAGGVLTVRTPKQRYLLGRTGTVDVTVELPTGSHVEMTGDWAQLLGEGRLGEVRVKKLASGDVRLDATGPLQLNVAHGSITVDRVEGLAEIATSSGSLRVGTVNGPAVLKNSHGSTVVGAAIGELRVSGAHGDIDIQRAEDSVAVTAAHGTLRVGEVARGTVQLENSYGAIEVGIREGTAAWLDVSSERGQVRNTLDASESPAEAEDTVEVRARSRYGNIDVRRARV